Genomic window (Salvelinus alpinus chromosome 26, SLU_Salpinus.1, whole genome shotgun sequence):
tggccggggtaggccatcattgtaaataagaatttgttcttaactgactttcctagtaaataaaggttaaataaaaagtatTGGATTTTTCTTTCTTTGTACTATATTCTACGTTGTAGAGTAAGAGTGataacatcaaaactatgaaataacagacatggaaacatgtagtaaccgaaaaagtgttaaacaaatcaaaatatatttatatttgggagtcttcaaagtagccaccctttgccttgatgacagctatgcacactcttggcattttttcaaccagcttcatgaggtagtcacctggaatgcatttcaattaacaggtgtgccttgttaaaagttaatgtgtggaatttatttccttcttaatacgtttgagagaatcagttgtgttgtgacaaggtaggggggtatacagataatagccctatttggtaaaagaccaagtccatattatggcaagaacagctcaaataagcaaagagaaaggacagtccgtcattactttaagacatgaaggtcagtctatccagaaaatgtcaagaactttgaaagtttcttcaagtgcagttggaaaaaccatcaagctctatggtaaaactggctctcatgaggaccaccacaggaaaggaagacccagagttacctctgctgcagaggatacgttcattagagttaactgcacctcagatcgcagcccaaataaatgtaaaagtaagacacatctcaacatcaactgttcagaggagactgtatgaatcagaccttcatggtcaaattgctgcaaagaaaccacaactaaaggacaccagaaacatgagcaatggacatttagaccggtggaaatctggcctttggtctaatgagtcccacgtttttggttccaactgtctgtctttgtgagacgcagagtaggtgaaaggatcATCTCTGCAGGTGtgtatcaggtatgaaggtaagacccagatgcagacaacgtcgaattaacaatggtttaataatccaacaggggtaggctagacaggtcaaggcaggcatgggtcagtaaaccagaggtggggcaacggtaccggacggcaggcagggtcagggtaggcagtggtcaataatccagaggtggggcaaaggtacaggacggcaggcagactcaggggcaggcagagtggtcaggcagacgggctcagagtcaggacaggcaagggtcaataccaggagggcgagaaaaagagagactgggaaaagcaggagctgagacacaaaaatgctggttgacttgacaaacaagatgaactggcaacagaccaacagacaacacaggtataaatacacaagggataatggggaagatgggcgacacctggaggggggtggagacaagcacaaagacaggtgaaacagatcagggtgtgacagtgtgGTTCCCactatgaagcatggaggaggaggtgtgatgttgtgggggtgctttgctggtgacactgtcagtaatttatttagaattcaaggcacacttaaccagcatggctaccacagcattctgcaacgatacgccatcccatctggtttgcgcttagtaggactatcatttgtttttcaacaggacaatgaaccaacaaacctccaggctggctaagggctatttgaccaaggagagtgatggagtgctgcatcagatgacctggcctccataatcacccgacctcaacccaattgagatggtttgggatgagttggaccgcagagtgaaggaaaaccagccaacaagttgtcagaatatgtgggaactccttcaatactgttggaaaagcattcctcatgaagctcgttgagagaatgccaagagtgtgcaaagctgtcaacaaggcaaagggtggctactttgaagaatctcaatataaaatatattttcatttgtttaacactttttggttactacttgattccatatttgttatttcatagttatgttttcactattatactacaatgtagaaaatagtaaaaataaagatgagtaggtgtgtccaaacttttgactggtactgtatgtttctggTTTATGCTGTAATCACACTGcaataatatttgactaaagtgGAGACTAAGAGAGGGCAGCGTGCTGTGATatctttttatttcattttacctttatttaactaggcaagtcagtgaagaacaaattcgtatttacaatgacggccaaggaacagtgggttaactgcctggttcaggggcaaaacaacagatttttaccttgtcagctcggggattcaatctagcgaCCTTTGCGTTACTAGTCCAataccctaaccactaggctacctgccgcatgtGATATCTGAACTGTAGTATGTaacttagagagagacagagcagctcCATTCAGTGTGATGTTATTCTGCAGAAACTCTGAGGATTTACACTGGAATATATCAACGACGTGATACTCATGTACACATGTGCTCATACAtaaactgtgtgtatgtgtgtgcgtgtgtgggttgACCTTTAGGTCAATAGGTGCAGTCATAACCATACAATTTCAGGATCTCCTGTGGCTggctaatcccccccccccccccgctataTGCAGAACTCACCGCTCTATCATAACATTACAAtcaattagtgtgtgtgtgtgtgtgtgtgtgtgtgtgtgtgtgtgtgtgtgtgtgtgtgtgtgtgtgtgtgtgtgtgtgtgtgtgtgtgtgtgtgtgtgtgtgtgtgtgtgtgtgtgtgtgttcagtttgATACATATGTCATTTTTTCTCACTGGGCTCATGATAAAAGCTGTAACCAGCTGGTTTAGGTGTTAGTCCattaggtctaaagaaacattgtctctctctccatctctccttattTTTCTTTCTCCAGgactacagtgtgtagtaacgTTTGTGTTATTCTCCAGgactacagtgtgtagtaacgTTTGTGTTATTCTCCAGgactacagtgtgtagtaacgTTTGTGTTATTCTCCAGgactacagtgtgtagtaacgTTTGTGTTATTCTCCAGgactacagtgtgtagtaacgTTTGTGTTATTCTCCAGgactacagtgtgtagtaacgTTTGTGTTATTCTCCAGGACTAGTGTGTAGTAACGTTTGTGTTATTCTCCAGgactacagtgtgtagtaacgTGGGCAGTGCTCTGAAGGCAGTGGATGTGAAGATAGAGAACACTACAGAGGACAACACACACCTGGATGTCTTCTGTGTCAAAGACAAGGGtcagtacacacagacacacacagacatgcacacacacactcacacacacatgcacgtatgcatggacacatacacacacagacaagcgaCGCGCATGCCCCGCCCACCTGAGGATCTGTCTTTGTCAGCCAtttatttcctgtgtttgaggagTGCAAAATCTACTTGTCTCTTATATCTTGCtggattgattgctttcatttACTCTGGCAATTCTTTCCCACTCTTCCTTGTGCCATTTGTTTTTTCCCGTTAACGTTACGATCGCAGAAACGTTTGTAATGACCAGTCAAACACACTGGTAATGGCTAAAATGGGCTCAATGGAATACGTTGTCTTTCCATTGCATCTATATAAGAACGGAAAAGCTTGGTCGCAGATTTAAAGCACCGTCTCTACACTTACATcacaagaaagagaagaaagatcaCTTTATTTTTGTGTGTTGATTTTTgtgcaatctctctctctctctatctctctctctctctctctctcaactgggTTTGAATCTGGGTCATCTGTGTGCCACAAGattgtgttagcccactgagctaaagcctcaGCTTACCCATCAACTGAGCGTGGTTCACCTCCATTACACATACACCTCTCCAGTCCAATGGACATAGAAGAGGATGGGGTTAGAAGTTGTTTTTGGACCAGGCCCCTGTTGGACGACACCCAAGGCTGATGTTTGGGTTTTAACTGAGGAACAGGAGAGTTACTGTGGGAGCTGTAACACCGCAAAGAGAGAAGAGTAAAAAGGGAAGAAACATTTAAATCTGTGCCCACTTTATAAGAGATCCGCCATGTTATAAGCCAACCAATCCATGACAACCAGCCTTTGTCTCCACTACTGAGGAGAAGGACAGATAGAAAACCATGTCCTACCACTGTATGTTATTACTTATAATGTTGTATATAACCTAACTGTGTCATAACATAATTGTGATATAATCGAACCTAACCTAATTATGTATTACCTTTCAGGTGTTCCATGTGGAGACCCCCCTGCGTTCCCCAACACGCATCTCCAGGGCCACACAGGGTTTGAGATGGGGGACGAGCTGCTGTACTCCTGTCTTCCTGGTCATGTGTTGCCCAGCGGCCACTCAGCCTTCAGCCTGCTGTGTGACAGCTGTGGAGAGTGGTAcggactggtacagctctgtgtaaaaggtaaatgtgtgtgtgtgtgtgtgtgtgtgtgcgtcacctGGTTTCATGTTTCCCTGACATCTCACGTCAGAGCTGTGACCTCTGACCACAGGAATCTGTGATGAGTTCACTCtgttcccttcctggttattagTCATCCCTTTAGTGGGAACAGTGCTGCGGTCCAAGATGGCGTCACTTTGAGCGGGTGTATTTGAACATACGTCCCGATAAACAAGGAAGATCATGATCAATAATATTTCTGGTAAACTGACCCTTACTTGAAGTAACAGAAGGTGATTGGAAAACACGGTGATCACACAACTACATGGGCAGAAGAAACCGAAAAAGCAAGGCATGGCTGAACAGATGCTAATCAGCTCAGATGTCAGCAGCGAGACAGAATCATGTAGGCCACGTGAAGACTTTCCAGAACTCATTGCAAAATATTATTTTTACCACTGCCACTTACATCTAGTAAGAGCGCTCCTACCAAATTCAGGGCAGTCAAAAATTGTTCTGCAACCCTGACATTCTCAAGGCCATCTTTGAAAACTGGCCATCATTGAAAAGACAACAGAGACAAATCCCATATCAATGGAGTTTCTCTCAGCCACTGTGCAGCAGCTCCTCAACCAGCTGTCAACCCACAGTAAAAAAATACTAACAATGGAAGCTAAAGTACAGAAACTGCAACAGGTGAATCGCCAGCTGCGACAGAATGTCATGGAAGTCCAGCGCCACAGCCGGAGATGGAACCTGAAACTACATGGGGTGCGAGAAGAAGACGGGGAGAACATACGGAGCGTTACCATTGACAACCTCGGTGAAAGTAGCACCCAGGATTCAAGacaagttcccggatgtcgtcgATGGGAAAACTAAGATATGACGGATCTCCGCGGACAACCATCATGCGGTTCACAATGATAATCTACAGAGATGTCGTATGGAAAGAAGCCAAGGAGTCCAAGAAGATCGACTGCCATGACGTCAAGTGAATGTCATGAGAGTACTGAATGTTTTGACAACACTGTGGTCAGGTATATAGCTACATTGAATTGAAATCGAAGTCAAATGAAAATGTTAAGAGTAATTTAGCTAGCTCGAGTAATAAGTCGGTTGTCATTTTTACATTCATCCCATTTTATATCACCAGGTTCGTACATGTGAATACGGTTTCATCAAATTGATCACAACTACCTCGGTTTAGGATAGTCTAGTTCTTTCTCTAAGCTCAGGTTTCCTTACTAGCTACCTAGCTTACTAGTTCAACTAGTTAACCTGTTACGGCTGTCGTCGGAACGAGACCAAGGTTccacctggctgactggcggctctggcagatcctggctgactggcggctctggcagatcctggctgactggcggctctggcagatcctggctggctggcggctctggcagatcctggctggctggcggctctggctggtcatggctggctggcggctctggctggtcatggctggcgggcggctctggctggtcatggctggcgggcggctctggctggtcatggctggcgggcggctctggctgctcctgtctggcgggcggctctggccgctcctgtctggcgggcggctctggctgctcctgcggctctggctgctcctgtctggcgggcggctctggctgctcctgtctggcgggcggctctggctgctcctgtctggcgggcggctctggctgctcctgtctggcgggcagctctggctgctcctgtctggcgggcggctctggctgctcctgtctggcgggcggctctagcagctcaggacagacgggtggctttgaaggctcaggacagacgggcggctttgaaggctcaggacagacgggcggctttgaaggctcaggacagacgggcagttcaggcggctctgggcagacgggcagcgcttggcagacggacagctcagacggcgttgggcaggcgggcagtgcaggcgacactgggcaggcaggcagctcagatagcgctgggcagacggcagactctggccggctgaggcgcacagtaggcctggtgcgtggtaccggaactggaggtaccgggctaaggacacgcacctcaaggctagtgcggggagcagcaacaggacgcacaggactctggagacgcacaggaggcttggtgcgtggtgccggaactggaggtactgggctggagacacgcaccacagggagagtgcgtggaggaggaacagggctctggagacgcacaggaagcctggtgcgtggtgttggcactggtggtactgggctggggcggggaggtggcgccggatataccggaccgtgcgggcgtactggctcccttgagcactgagcctgcccaaccttacctggttgaatgctccccgtagcccgaccagtgtggggaggtggaataacccgcactgggctgtgttggcgaaccggggacaccatgcgtaaggctggtgccatgtatgccggcccgaggagacgcactggagaccagacgcgttgagccggcttcatggcacctggctcaatgctcaatctagcccggccgatacgtggagctggaatgtaccgaaccgggctatgcacacgtacaggagacaccgtgcgctcttccgcataacacggtgtctgcccgtactctcgctctccacggtaagatcgggaagttggcgcaggtctcctacctgacttcgccacactaccctttagcccccccccccccccaagaaatttttgggcttgacttacaggcttcctaccgcgtcgtcgtgctgcctccattcgccggtatgcctccgcacattgctccatcgaatcccaggcgggctccggcactctccttgggtcgatcgcccacctgtcgatctcctcccaggttgtatagcccagatccttctcctgcttccgtgctgcctcctcataccgccgcctctcggctttagctgcctccagctcttcacgagggcggcgatattctcccggttgtgcccagggtcctcccAATTCCTATAGTCGTGCGTTCGCTGCTGCTGCCTtgtatcacgctgcttggtcctggtatggtgggtaattctgtcacgatcgtctttcggtgagagagtggaccaaggcgcagcgtgaagtgaatacatcttcttttattttaacgaaaacgaagaacactgacaaactatacaaaacaacaaatgaccgtgaagctacaaaacgaaagtgcagacacaagctactaacgtttagacatagacaattacccacaacctgtctaatgcctatggctgccttaaatatggctcccaatcagagacaatgaaagacagctgtctctgattgagaaccactcaggcaaccatagacctacctagacacctacactgaacacaaccccataaactctaccaaaaccctctaatacaatacaaccacccaagatgagacaaatacacacaaacatcccccatgtcacaccctgacctaactaaaataatacagaaaacaaagataactaaggccagggcgtgacaaatgtACTTTTAGAAAAAGATATATaaaggtttttattctctattttggttaggccagggtgtgattagggtgggcattctagtttctttatttctatgttttctatttctttgtttttagccgagtgtggttcccaatcagaggcagctgtctatcgttgtctctgattgggaatcctacttaggcagtcctttttccctctttcatttgtgggttcttatttttGCACTGGTTGTTATTTTGCCCTGCAGAACGTCACgttcgtattttgttttgttgttgtcggtGTTCATTATAAAATAAATAGAATGAGCACATGTacgacgctgcgctttggtccacttcttcccatgacgatcgtgacagtaataataatattaataatacacaTTTTAAAAAGACAATAAATGAtctaaaagaagaaaaaaagaaagaaaaaaaaacagtcaTCACTTCAGTTCCATACTTTTCTATAATTATATTTTCATGTGAAGTGCAATACTTTTTGCTCAAGTCAATGCACTACATacggaatagggcgccattttaGATATGCCCTAGGTCTGATTTATGCCTGTTACAAAACAGCATCCCAGTTGTGAGCGAGAGATATAAACGGGTGTCATGACACCTCTGTGATAGATGCCATCACTAGGCATGTGGagtaggagaagagggggaggagggaaggaagggggagaggagagggccggAAGACAGCTAGCTAGCCTGGACTAGGAGACAGAATGCCAAGTCCACGTTGATTACGAGTCTCTATACTGTGTGTGCGCACGCTGCATTCTGGGTATGTGTGTGCTTGTGGCTGATTCTGtgttttctcccccccccccaccctctttctctttttctctctctgtatctagaCAAGACAGAGGCCCACATTGACTATGAAGATAAGTTCACTGATGACGATCACCACCTCTCCTACGACACCCCTACTGAGGAGGACACACAGGAGGAACCGGTAGAAGAGGAGGTGCAAGAGGAGACGGCATatgtaaatgtggaggaggacacAGGAGAAGAGGGGCACAGGGATCAGGAGCAGCAGGAGGCCAGCTTCAGCATGGCGGAAGTAGAGGAGCAGGATGTGGagacgggaggagaggaggaagcgcagggaggagaggagctgtctgtgggagaggaggagcagcaggaggaggacGTGGGGGAAGGACTGGTGACTGGAAGAAAGGAGGAGGAGCTGGAAGACTCGACAGACCATCCCGTCGATGAGGAGaagcaggaggagcaggaggaggggatgggtatGTCGGAGGCGACTGAGGCGCCCGTCTCCCTGCTTTCCCAGAAGCACCTGTTCTGGTTCCCCTCAGAGGCCTTCCAGGAGGCGGGACATGTGGAACCCACCCACCCGCCAGTCACACAGGACACACCCCCTGAGGGAGACAACCGTGTCAGGGCCTCCGGCAGCGAATCAGAGGAGAGCAAGGAAGACAACAGCCAACCAGAGGAGACAAAGGATCATGACAGCCATGAGGGTCAATTCCAACAACCAATTGACCACAATGACCATGATGACCACGAAGATGATGTTGACCATGAACATATTGACCGTGAATATGATCATGATGATCAAACAGATCCTGACCACGATGAAAGTTCTGAACAAGTTTTTGATGGTGAAGACCATGTCATTGAACACCTTGACCACGATGATCCTGATACCCATGATGGCCATGAACATGACAACCATGAAAGCTATGATAGTGAAGAGGCCCACCGTGAGGACCAAGGAGAACACAAGGAGGATGACCATGAGAAGGGGGGTCGGTATGATAACGGACACGACGAGCATTACAACATGGGTGAACACGAGGAGGATGACCGCATTCAATATCACAGCCACGGTGAACATGATGATCATGAAGACCATGACCACGATGATGTAACGGATCACCATGACGATGATGATCATGACCACTCAGATCCTAGCGATCACCACGATGACCATGAAGACCAAGACCATGTCCACGACCATGATCACCTTGATGACCATGAAGACCAAGACCATGACGATCAAGATGATCATGGCCATGATGACCATGACCACGACGACCATGAAG
Coding sequences:
- the susd5 gene encoding sarcoplasmic reticulum histidine-rich calcium-binding protein translates to MMARRIDRNLVSLSMFGYLVWLTVVSVVHADGRVFLLDQRNTSDSGGLAEAEHACASHDARLASAEELRHAVVECSFSACTRGWLNGGTMGTTVCSNVGSALKAVDVKIENTTEDNTHLDVFCVKDKGVPCGDPPAFPNTHLQGHTGFEMGDELLYSCLPGHVLPSGHSAFSLLCDSCGEWYGLVQLCVKDKTEAHIDYEDKFTDDDHHLSYDTPTEEDTQEEPVEEEVQEETAYVNVEEDTGEEGHRDQEQQEASFSMAEVEEQDVETGGEEEAQGGEELSVGEEEQQEEDVGEGLVTGRKEEELEDSTDHPVDEEKQEEQEEGMGMSEATEAPVSLLSQKHLFWFPSEAFQEAGHVEPTHPPVTQDTPPEGDNRVRASGSESEESKEDNSQPEETKDHDSHEGQFQQPIDHNDHDDHEDDVDHEHIDREYDHDDQTDPDHDESSEQVFDGEDHVIEHLDHDDPDTHDGHEHDNHESYDSEEAHREDQGEHKEDDHEKGGRYDNGHDEHYNMGEHEEDDRIQYHSHGEHDDHEDHDHDDVTDHHDDDDHDHSDPSDHHDDHEDQDHVHDHDHLDDHEDQDHDDQDDHGHDDHDHDDHEDGHLVPPIGMTTGEPQNVTQEAAGGEPTASTDETWLDGYPVSQEETGTEKVGGGSTEEGVEPEVRGEEEEGLVVVRVTDRPNEVEMSRPIPFTGVPQVPLSPTQEVDPVEQDQDQVGGLSPAASPDLPLSPEATSSDSYSADYTTPSLTSSLDDVTPRNAARPSPTDSWETTDHVHPFLEHGPAPTAWTDDVIDEEERGAEHNLTRHSGEREGEEGEREGKTGEAGCTGGEEDCPPPPPPSSGRGPTVAAIVIAVCTVALAAAVGAWCYRRKQQKSSMYEMNGKGQSHSRHGQQIEMQQKV